One region of Hymenobacter sediminicola genomic DNA includes:
- a CDS encoding RagB/SusD family nutrient uptake outer membrane protein: MKKTFLSLLAASVLVLSACEKDLDQAPISSGSVPTFYKTADDFTQAINSVYSNLRDYPDRQLTMSETRSDNIYGVSTQGIRTWEPINNFSTTITSNEYPADTWTTDFVGVFRANIVLDQLTKNGSVLTDADRTRIEGEAKFLRALYYFDLVRYFGKVPLVDRPLEPQEVVKIPRTPVAEVYNLIVADLQDAITKLPDTYAAANLGRATNNAAKSMLALVYLTRSGPTYGIEGPGLGTSDYDAAIALLDQVINSGKYQLITTAGTSPSAYANVFSYTNENNREVIFDVQYISGGTGLGASYPSILLTNNYFQSIGAGTGFGTGDELRPPSNDLVAKYATADTRKAATLQVGYTTTTTPVAVETRPAFKKYVNGALRGTSRTDWPINFIVMRYADVLLLKAEALLRKSGPSTVVDGLVKQVRDRAGLTANPLTGVTMAQLMEERRLEFACEGLRWHDLVRSGQLVTIMNSWATAEDTRNRIRKPIVANDILYPVPQNELAASSYLYEQNPGY; this comes from the coding sequence ATGAAAAAGACTTTCCTCTCGCTTCTGGCTGCCAGCGTACTTGTGCTGAGTGCCTGCGAAAAAGACCTCGACCAAGCCCCGATTTCCAGCGGCTCGGTTCCTACCTTCTACAAAACCGCCGACGACTTCACGCAGGCCATCAACTCGGTGTACAGCAACCTGCGCGACTACCCCGACCGGCAACTGACCATGTCGGAAACCCGCTCCGACAACATCTACGGCGTGAGCACGCAGGGTATCCGGACCTGGGAACCCATCAACAACTTCTCGACTACCATCACCTCCAACGAGTATCCGGCTGATACCTGGACGACTGACTTCGTGGGCGTATTCCGGGCCAATATCGTGCTCGACCAGCTCACCAAGAACGGCTCTGTACTAACCGACGCCGACCGGACCCGCATTGAGGGCGAGGCGAAATTCCTGCGGGCGCTGTACTACTTCGATTTGGTACGCTACTTTGGCAAAGTGCCGCTGGTAGACCGGCCACTGGAGCCGCAGGAAGTAGTAAAAATTCCGCGTACGCCGGTTGCTGAGGTGTACAATCTGATTGTGGCCGACCTGCAGGACGCCATTACCAAGCTGCCCGATACGTACGCAGCTGCTAACCTGGGCCGTGCTACCAACAACGCTGCCAAAAGCATGCTGGCGCTGGTGTACCTCACCCGTTCCGGTCCGACGTATGGCATTGAAGGCCCAGGCCTCGGCACCAGCGACTACGACGCGGCCATTGCCCTGCTCGACCAGGTAATCAACAGCGGCAAGTATCAGCTGATAACGACGGCTGGCACTTCGCCCAGTGCTTATGCCAACGTATTTTCTTACACCAACGAAAACAACCGCGAGGTGATTTTCGATGTGCAGTACATCAGCGGTGGCACGGGTCTGGGAGCTTCGTATCCTTCGATTCTGCTCACCAACAACTACTTCCAATCGATTGGAGCCGGCACGGGCTTCGGCACCGGCGACGAGCTGCGCCCACCCTCCAACGACCTAGTTGCTAAGTACGCCACCGCCGATACTCGCAAGGCCGCCACGTTGCAGGTGGGCTACACCACCACCACTACGCCAGTGGCTGTAGAAACCCGTCCGGCCTTCAAAAAGTACGTGAACGGTGCGCTACGGGGCACCTCCCGCACCGATTGGCCTATCAACTTCATTGTGATGCGCTACGCTGACGTGCTGCTGCTGAAAGCCGAAGCCCTTCTGCGCAAGAGTGGCCCTTCGACTGTAGTAGACGGCTTGGTGAAGCAGGTGCGTGACCGTGCCGGTTTGACGGCCAACCCGCTGACCGGTGTTACCATGGCCCAACTGATGGAAGAACGCCGCCTCGAGTTTGCTTGCGAAGGCCTGCGCTGGCATGATTTGGTCCGCTCGGGCCAGCTCGTGACCATTATGAACAGCTGGGCTACCGCAGAAGACACCCGCAACCGGATCCGAAAGCCTATCGTGGCCAACGACATCCTGTATCCGGTGCCGCAAAACGAGCTGGCGGCTTCGTCGTACCTCTACGAGCAAAATCCTGGTTACTAA